The Chromatiales bacterium DNA segment CGGCCCGGGGCTGGAGGTCGGCGATCAAGACATGCTCGGCGAACTGCGGCGAACGCACGCTGACACGACCGTCGGCGTCGATCACCGCACTGATGCCGGTGTTCGTTGCGCGCAACATCCAGCGCCCGGTTTCCAGCGAGCGCATGCGGGCGATTTCCAGGTGCTGATGCGGGGCCAGGGAATCACCAAACCATGCGTCGTTGGACGCATTGAGCAGAAACCGCGCCTGCGGCAGTGCCGCGCGGGTCTCCCGCCCGAACGCATCCTCGTAGCAGATGCTCGCCGCGGCCTGGTAGCGGCCCACGTCGAGCAGGGGCGGTTCATCCGGGCCGGCGCTGAACCGCGACATCGGAATCTCCAACCAAGTCAGCAGCGGCCGCAACCATGCGTCGAACGGCAGATATTCGCCAAACGGCACGAGATGGCGTTTCGCGTAGACCTGCTCGCCGCCGCCGGCAAAACTCACCAGCGCGTTGAAATATTCGCGCCCCGGCTCATACGGCACACCCACGACCAGTGTCGTGCCCTGCCCCGCCAGTTCCGCGGCGAGCGGACGCAGCCATTCGTCGGCGACCGATTCAAAGAATGCCGGAACGGCCGTCTCCGGCCAGACCACCAGATCGGCCGCGCCGGCATCCCGGCTCAGTCGGGAATACAGCGCCAGCGTCTTCCAGCGCTGCGTCGGCAGCCACTTTTGTTCCTGCGCAATCGCGCCCTGAACCGCGGCGACCCGAAACGGCCCATCCACCGGCTGTGTCCACTGCATGCGCGCCGAGAAATGCGCGGCCGGCCACACAAGTGCCGCGCCTAAGAGCAACGTTACGTATACAACCGAGCGCTCGCGCAGTGCGCCCGCCAGCGCCGCCGCGGCAAAGGCAAGCGCGAGACCGATCAGATACACGCCGCCGACGGGCGCCAGCCCCGCGAGACCGGCATCGACCTGCGAATAGCCAAGACTCAGCCACGGAAACCCGGTCAGCGCCCAGCCGCGCAGCCACTCGATCAGCAGCCACGCACCCGCGAAGGCGACCACGCGTGACGCGCCCGGTGCCGCGCGCGCGCCCAGCCATAGCGCAAGCGCC contains these protein-coding regions:
- the lnt gene encoding apolipoprotein N-acyltransferase, coding for MNQAASGARRRAWLAFAFAPVSGAASVLAFAPFEWRWFAPAALAALFVLAWSARGRRAFALGYGFGLGQFGAGVSWVVVSVDQFGNVGTPLAVVITAAFVALLAVFPALALWLGARAAPGASRVVAFAGAWLLIEWLRGWALTGFPWLSLGYSQVDAGLAGLAPVGGVYLIGLALAFAAAALAGALRERSVVYVTLLLGAALVWPAAHFSARMQWTQPVDGPFRVAAVQGAIAQEQKWLPTQRWKTLALYSRLSRDAGAADLVVWPETAVPAFFESVADEWLRPLAAELAGQGTTLVVGVPYEPGREYFNALVSFAGGGEQVYAKRHLVPFGEYLPFDAWLRPLLTWLEIPMSRFSAGPDEPPLLDVGRYQAAASICYEDAFGRETRAALPQARFLLNASNDAWFGDSLAPHQHLEIARMRSLETGRWMLRATNTGISAVIDADGRVSVRSPQFAEHVLIADLQPRAGATPYVRFGDWPAVLIALVSFLFGRPWRRTHSAQ